The genomic DNA GTCTCGGCATGCCCGAGACCATGGAAATGGCGCTGCGCGAATGTGGGACGCCCCGCATCCTCTTTGCTGCTGCAGTATCTGCAGTGACGAAGGTTTTCGGTCGCCGCGGGGATTTCTACCGTGTCGCGGGCGATAAGGCTCGCGCTATCGACGGACCTACGAGCGGCACGATCCCGCCGTACAACGAGGCTGTCGTGCTCGGTCCGGAGCGCCCACGTGACGTCGCAAAGCACCTAAAGAGCCTTCTTGCCGACGGGGTTGACGTCGCAGTCGTCGATATCAATGACATCGGTGGCAACATTTTGGGTTCAACTCTTGACCGCGCCGGAGAGGCTCGTCTCGTGAAGATCTTGAGCGACAACCCGCTTGGCCAGGGCCACCAGTCGACGCCGCTCGGCATTATCCGAGCGGCGTAACTGCCGTCTTTTCCGGCTAGAACCCGATCGCTGACCGGT from Microbacterium endophyticum includes the following:
- a CDS encoding coenzyme F420-0:L-glutamate ligase — its product is MGDANEGKALTVQIDGESFARIPIRTRVVMPGDDLDGFISEYAKSAVRSGDLLFVTEKIVAITQGRSFPISEITPRRLARVLSRYVVKTPYGIGLGMPETMEMALRECGTPRILFAAAVSAVTKVFGRRGDFYRVAGDKARAIDGPTSGTIPPYNEAVVLGPERPRDVAKHLKSLLADGVDVAVVDINDIGGNILGSTLDRAGEARLVKILSDNPLGQGHQSTPLGIIRAA